A single region of the Cyanobacteria bacterium FACHB-DQ100 genome encodes:
- the arsS gene encoding arsenosugar biosynthesis radical SAM protein ArsS (Some members of this family are selenoproteins.), whose product MTSLLKRRSPLTSTDYQQSLLDNLPLNNGDFSDRLAVHGWDSLQPAELEIFQINVGKLCNMTCRHCHVDASPDRKEIMTRETVDLCLQALDQTNAHTVDLTGGAPELNPNFRYLVDQCVARGKKVIDRCNLTVLLLPTMEDLPEWLAERKVEVVCSLPHYRQRNTDAQRGDGTFEKSIEALRRLNAAGYGTGDPDRQLTLMSNPVGAFLASGQAKLEQEWKAGLMKYQGVSFDRLITLNNMPISRFLEWLESTGNLQGYMELLVNSFNPSTINGLMCRNTLSISWDGYLYDCDFNQMLDLKCETPHLRDLDLEKLRNRTIVTGRHCFGCTAGAGSSCGGALT is encoded by the coding sequence ATGACTTCACTTTTAAAGCGCCGATCGCCCCTCACCTCAACCGATTATCAGCAAAGCCTTTTAGACAATCTGCCGTTAAACAACGGAGATTTCTCCGATCGCTTAGCTGTTCACGGTTGGGATAGCCTTCAACCCGCTGAACTGGAGATTTTCCAAATTAATGTTGGCAAGTTGTGTAATATGACCTGTCGGCATTGTCATGTCGATGCGAGTCCCGATCGCAAAGAAATTATGACTCGCGAAACCGTGGATCTGTGTTTGCAGGCGTTGGATCAAACAAATGCTCACACGGTCGATCTCACAGGTGGCGCACCGGAGCTTAATCCGAATTTTCGTTACTTGGTCGATCAATGTGTGGCGCGTGGGAAAAAAGTAATCGATCGCTGTAATCTCACGGTTTTACTGCTTCCCACGATGGAAGATCTGCCCGAATGGTTAGCAGAACGGAAAGTCGAAGTCGTTTGCTCTTTGCCGCATTATCGCCAACGAAACACCGATGCTCAACGCGGTGATGGTACGTTTGAGAAATCGATCGAAGCTTTGAGGCGCTTAAATGCAGCAGGCTATGGCACGGGAGATCCCGATCGGCAGCTAACTCTAATGAGCAATCCAGTTGGCGCATTTCTTGCCAGTGGACAAGCCAAACTCGAACAAGAATGGAAAGCTGGACTGATGAAATATCAAGGCGTGAGCTTCGATCGCTTAATCACGCTGAACAACATGCCAATCTCGCGATTTTTGGAATGGCTCGAATCCACCGGAAACTTACAGGGCTACATGGAATTGTTAGTCAATTCGTTCAATCCTTCAACAATCAACGGATTAATGTGTCGCAACACACTATCGATCTCATGGGATGGATACTTATATGATTGCGACTTTAATCAGATGCTTGATTTGAAATGTGAAACACCACACCTGCGGGATCTCGATTTAGAGAAGCTGAGGAATCGGACGATCGTAACTGGGCGACATTGTTTCGGCTGCACCGCCGGGGCAGGAAGTTCATGCGGCGGCGCATTGACCTAG
- a CDS encoding carboxymuconolactone decarboxylase family protein: MDTYYNPDHLPNFGKISEGNPELAEKFFAYYGAVFEEGALSKREKALIAIAVAHTVQCPYCIDAYTKECLQQGADLEQMTEAVHVATAIRGGSSLIHGLQMLDQVNKLAM, from the coding sequence ATGGATACCTACTACAATCCCGACCACTTACCCAACTTTGGCAAAATCAGCGAAGGCAATCCCGAACTGGCTGAAAAGTTCTTTGCGTATTATGGTGCCGTGTTTGAAGAAGGCGCATTGTCGAAGCGCGAAAAAGCGCTGATTGCGATCGCGGTCGCTCACACGGTTCAATGTCCTTATTGCATTGATGCCTACACTAAAGAGTGCCTCCAGCAAGGCGCAGATCTAGAGCAAATGACCGAAGCGGTTCATGTTGCCACAGCCATTCGAGGTGGATCATCGCTGATTCACGGGCTGCAAATGCTGGATCAAGTTAACAAGTTAGCAATGTAG
- a CDS encoding threonylcarbamoyl-AMP synthase: MATLYKIHPDTPQSRSIDHVVSELRNGAVMLYPTDTVYAIGCDLNSKSGVQRVRQLKQLANEKPLTFLCSSLSDISQYAVVSDRAYRIMRSLVPGSYTFLLPATKLVPKLVMNPKRKTTGIRVPDHPVCQALLKSLGNPIISTSAHVPVEDETIPLKVRNPENLALPELFDSMDRLVDLIVDTGQEPTQAVSTILDLTTDEPEIVRKGLGWEAAADWVLE, from the coding sequence ATGGCAACCCTCTACAAAATTCATCCGGATACACCCCAATCGCGCAGCATCGATCACGTGGTTTCAGAACTGCGTAATGGAGCCGTGATGCTCTATCCAACGGATACGGTTTACGCGATCGGCTGCGATCTCAATTCTAAATCCGGAGTGCAGCGTGTCCGACAACTCAAGCAACTGGCAAACGAAAAACCGTTAACGTTTCTGTGTTCCTCGCTTTCTGATATTTCTCAGTATGCCGTGGTGAGCGATCGGGCGTATCGGATTATGCGGAGTCTGGTTCCGGGGAGTTATACCTTTCTCCTGCCTGCGACGAAATTAGTGCCTAAGCTGGTGATGAATCCCAAGCGGAAAACGACTGGAATTCGAGTTCCCGATCATCCCGTTTGTCAGGCGCTGCTAAAATCGCTCGGAAATCCAATTATCTCGACTTCTGCCCATGTTCCAGTGGAGGATGAAACGATTCCGCTTAAGGTACGCAATCCAGAGAATTTAGCGCTACCAGAACTATTCGACAGTATGGATCGGCTGGTTGATTTGATTGTCGATACCGGACAGGAACCGACACAGGCAGTATCGACGATTCTGGATCTCACCACCGATGAGCCTGAGATCGTGCGAAAAGGATTAGGTTGGGAGGCTGCGGCAGATTGGGTATTGGAGTAG
- the larC gene encoding nickel pincer cofactor biosynthesis protein LarC, translating to MSKIAYLDCPTGIAGDMCLGALVDMGVPLGYLTESLDRLGISEEYQLEAETVHRNGQRATKVHVRLKSDAQFSPDHNHPAQEHSHAHAHNHPHDHAHSHARNHSHNHNHSHNHEHSHNHEYQHEHHHSHNKLRRLPEIERMIHGANLSPRSEAWSLAVFRQLAIAEGAVHGIPPEEVHFHEVGAIDAIVDIVGTCIGFDWLNVDRIVCSPLPTGGGTVWAAHGRLPVPVPAVLKLFELRQVPIYSNGIERELVTPTGAAIVTTLAADFSAPPKMTLQKIGLGAGTIDLPIPNMMRVWIGTTEDHQSTAHQMTTPQTVTVLETQIDDLNPQAIGYVFDPLFEAGALDVFTQAIAMKKSRLGTLLTVICPPEKAAECETILFRETTTLGIRRTTQQRTVLDRRFEQISTEYGSVQVKIASQNGAIVNVQPEYEDCARIAREADLPWREVHRIALQTWHSTH from the coding sequence ATGAGCAAGATTGCGTACCTGGATTGCCCCACGGGAATTGCTGGGGATATGTGCCTTGGAGCATTAGTCGATATGGGCGTTCCTCTAGGGTATCTAACCGAAAGCCTCGATCGACTAGGCATTTCGGAAGAATATCAGCTTGAAGCCGAAACGGTACACCGCAATGGACAACGCGCAACTAAAGTTCATGTGCGATTAAAGTCGGATGCTCAATTCTCACCTGATCACAATCATCCTGCTCAGGAGCATTCCCACGCTCACGCTCACAATCATCCTCATGACCACGCCCATTCTCACGCTCGCAATCATTCGCATAATCACAATCATTCGCATAATCACGAGCATTCTCATAACCATGAATATCAGCACGAGCATCATCACTCCCATAACAAGCTACGCCGCCTACCCGAAATCGAGCGCATGATCCACGGTGCAAACCTGTCTCCACGGTCAGAAGCTTGGAGTTTGGCAGTATTCCGGCAGTTAGCGATCGCAGAAGGAGCCGTCCACGGCATTCCACCCGAAGAAGTACATTTTCACGAGGTCGGCGCGATCGATGCCATTGTGGATATCGTTGGAACTTGTATCGGATTTGACTGGCTGAACGTCGATCGCATTGTTTGCTCACCTTTACCCACCGGAGGCGGCACCGTCTGGGCGGCACACGGACGCTTACCCGTTCCTGTTCCCGCCGTGCTGAAATTATTTGAACTGCGGCAAGTCCCGATCTACAGCAACGGCATCGAGCGTGAATTAGTCACTCCCACCGGAGCCGCGATCGTCACCACTCTTGCTGCAGATTTTAGCGCTCCGCCAAAGATGACGCTGCAAAAAATCGGACTCGGAGCCGGAACGATCGATCTCCCGATTCCGAATATGATGCGAGTTTGGATCGGCACCACCGAAGATCACCAATCTACAGCGCATCAGATGACCACACCGCAAACGGTTACAGTCCTCGAAACTCAAATTGATGATCTCAACCCCCAAGCGATCGGATATGTCTTCGATCCCTTATTTGAAGCTGGAGCGCTCGATGTGTTTACGCAAGCGATCGCGATGAAGAAATCACGTCTCGGAACATTATTAACAGTGATTTGTCCACCAGAAAAGGCAGCAGAGTGCGAAACAATTTTATTCCGCGAAACAACCACATTAGGAATTCGACGCACAACACAGCAGCGAACAGTCCTTGATCGTAGATTCGAGCAAATCAGCACGGAATATGGCTCAGTTCAGGTCAAAATTGCTTCTCAAAATGGCGCGATCGTCAACGTACAGCCCGAATATGAAGACTGTGCCCGCATTGCGCGAGAAGCAGATTTACCCTGGCGAGAAGTGCATCGCATCGCCCTGCAAACCTGGCATTCTACGCATTAG